In a single window of the Oncorhynchus gorbuscha isolate QuinsamMale2020 ecotype Even-year unplaced genomic scaffold, OgorEven_v1.0 Un_scaffold_968, whole genome shotgun sequence genome:
- the LOC124020888 gene encoding gastrula zinc finger protein XlCGF57.1-like: MTVTVKEEEDVFGEKEEEGEITVTLEDEEEQKTGDLINTSEYRERPVCHSDSGKSPSGEPDPETPKPARRHHWSQCKKSFKWLWKLKSHDRTDTGGKTSQCSQCGKSFTRLGNLKRHERIHTGEKPFQCAQCGKSFTRLGSLKEHKIIHTGEKPFQCSRCGKGFRWLGNLKKHERTHTGEKPFQCSQCGKSFPHLGSLKEHERTHTGETSYHCSLCGKDFTKLRNLIKHTELHTGEKPFQCSQCGKGFTRLGNLKDHKRVHTGEKPYQCSQCGKSFTRLRSLNEHKLIHTGEKRFQCSQCGKGFTLLGSLKKHERTHTGEKPFQCSHCGKNFTQLGSLKVHERAHTGETSYHCSLCGKNFTKLGNLKKHKQLHTGEKPFQCSQCGKGFTRLGNLKDHKRVHTGEKPFQCSQCGKNFTWLGNLKKHERTHTGEKPFQCSKCGNSFKRLGSLKEHERTHTWETAYHCSLCGKNFTKLGNLNKHEKLHTGKKTFQCTQCGKSFTRLGNLKDHKRTHTREKPFQCSQCGKGFTQIGNLKRHEKIHTGEKSFHCPQCGKDFTQLVNLKRHERTHTVLTTTPAVGNSSKNRTENRVRTKKMKKQKPNRERK, translated from the coding sequence gagagagaccagtctGTCACTCTGACAGCGGGAAGAGTCCTTCAGGGGAACCAGACCCAGAGACGCCCAAACCAGCGAGACGACATCACTGGTCCCAGTGTAAAAAGAGTTTTAAGTGGTTATGGAAGCTGAAAAGTCATGATAGAACAGACACAGGAGGGAAGACTTCacaatgttcccagtgtggaaagagttttacccggTTAGGGAACCTGAAaaggcatgagagaatacacacaggagagaaacctttccaATGTGcccaatgtggaaagagttttacccggTTAGGGAGCCTGAAAGAACATAaaataatacacacaggagagaagcctttccaatGCTCCCGGTGTGGAAAGGGCTTTAGGTGGTTAGGGAACCTGAAAAAgcatgagagaacacacacgggagagaaaccgttccaatgctcccagtgtggaaagagttttccACATTTAGGGAGCTTGAAGGAGCATGAaaggacacacacaggggagacaTCTTACCATTGCTCCCTGTGTGGAAAGGATTTTACCAAGCTAAGGAACCTAATAAAACATACAGaattacacacaggagagaagcctttccaatgctcccagtgtgggAAGGGTTTTACACGGCTAGGGAACCTGAAGGATCACAAAAgagtacacacaggagagaaaccttaccaatgttcccagtgtggaaagagttttacacgGTTACGGAGCCTGAACGAACATAAattaatacacacaggagagaagcgtTTCCAATGTTCTcagtgtggaaagggttttacccTGTTAGGGAGCCTGAAAAAGcacgagagaacacacacaggagaaaagccgtTCCAATGCTCCCATTGTGGAAAGAATTTTACACAATTGGGGAGCTTGAAGGTGCATGAAAGGGCACACACAGGGGAGACATCTTACCATTGCTCTCTGTGTGGAAAGAATTTTACCAAGTTAGGCAACCTAAAAAAACATAAACaattacacacaggagagaaacctttccaatgctcccagtgtgggAAGGGTTTTACACGACTAGGGAACCTGAAGGATCATAAAAgagtacacacaggagagaagccgttCCAATGTTCGCAGTGCGGAAAGAATTTTACATGGTTAGGAAACCTGAAAAAGcacgagagaacacacacaggagagaaaccgttCCAATGCTCCAAGTGTGGAAATAGTTTTAAAAGGTTAGGGAGCCTGAAGGAGCACGAAAGGACACACACATGGGAGACAGCTTACCATTGCTCCCTGTGTGGAAAGAATTTTACCAAGTTAGGGAACCTAAACAAACATGAAAAATTACACACAGGAAAGAAGACTTTCCAATGCAcccagtgtgggaagagttttacacGATTAGGTAATCTGAAGGACCATAAAAGAACACACACAAGAGAGAAAcctttccaatgttcccagtgtgggAAGGGTTTTACCCAGATAGGGAACCTGAAAAGGCATGagaaaatacacacaggagagaagtctTTCCATTGTCCGCAGTGTGGAAAGGATTTTACCCAGTTAGTGAACCTGAAAAGGcacgagagaacacacacagtttTAACAACGACCCCAGCAGTTGGAAACAGTtcgaagaacagaacagaaaaccgCGTGAGAACAAAAAAAATGAAGAAACAGAAACCGAACCGGGAAAGAAAGTGA